The Thiogranum longum genome includes a region encoding these proteins:
- a CDS encoding DUF3859 domain-containing protein has translation MKYLILIPIALLLVLGGCENNSGATQDGDKLATSSGSTAPLKPSANTDEPLKGHIGRPGLYRLVRSGGVINDPTTGTGKSVIKPVVEMVKSTERIPLIKGGQMYLQYRIWPLPALPAHVDLRRVVKHPRMTLPDGSYSTGSDRTIKGKVVSNQVIAYTGYGLDEDYELVEGDWIFEIWYQGKKVIEQKFTTHQPSKEELAKLKPILALGNRAVGQSEPSKKPFSKRDWPRIMVGAGGVAVPDTAEAPNKP, from the coding sequence ATGAAGTATCTGATTCTGATTCCGATTGCACTGCTGCTTGTACTGGGTGGTTGTGAGAACAACTCCGGCGCTACACAGGATGGTGACAAGCTTGCGACGTCGTCCGGGAGTACGGCACCGTTGAAACCCTCCGCTAATACCGACGAACCTCTCAAGGGGCATATAGGCCGCCCCGGTCTGTACCGGCTGGTACGCAGTGGGGGAGTAATTAACGACCCTACTACCGGTACCGGAAAGTCAGTCATCAAGCCAGTGGTAGAAATGGTCAAGTCAACTGAACGTATTCCTTTGATCAAGGGCGGGCAGATGTACCTGCAGTATCGTATATGGCCACTGCCCGCACTGCCGGCACATGTCGACCTCAGGCGGGTTGTGAAACACCCCAGAATGACGTTACCTGATGGTTCGTATTCGACGGGCTCGGATAGAACGATCAAAGGGAAGGTCGTCTCCAATCAGGTTATTGCCTATACCGGGTACGGACTGGATGAAGACTACGAGCTGGTTGAGGGCGACTGGATCTTCGAAATCTGGTACCAGGGTAAAAAGGTGATCGAACAGAAATTTACCACCCACCAGCCGAGCAAGGAGGAACTGGCAAAACTGAAGCCCATACTTGCTCTGGGTAATAGAGCGGTTGGCCAGAGCGAGCCTTCTAAGAAACCTTTTTCCAAACGTGACTGGCCCAGGATAATGGTGGGTGCGGGAGGGGTGGCAGTACCGGATACTGCAGAGGCGCCAAACAAACCCTGA